One segment of Arvicanthis niloticus isolate mArvNil1 chromosome 5, mArvNil1.pat.X, whole genome shotgun sequence DNA contains the following:
- the Pigv gene encoding GPI alpha-1,6-mannosyltransferase 2 isoform X5, whose amino-acid sequence MGLLDPSQKEVLRFAVSCRIVTLVLQALFNVIIPDHRADAFSPPRLGPSGSVDRLVDGLLGGSARSIPEPLLQLASDKGYRLAGGSKPPWCSWDVPLIYNYIQNVYWNVGLLRYYELRQVPNFLLATPVAVLVVWATWTYVTTHPWLCLTLGLQRTKDRETLEKPLPGFLSPKVFVYLVHAAALLIFGGLCMHVQVLTRFLGSSTPIMYWFPAYLLQDQEPLLRYVDTAAPQKLLEENSPPGQKAPRNCVMKLLYNWKTCSPVTKCLLVYFLTYWLLGLILHCNFLPWT is encoded by the exons GCACTCTTCAATGTCATCATCCCAGACCACCGTGCAgatgccttctctcctccccGCCTCGGCCCCTCAGGCTCTGTGGACCGGCTTGTGGACGGTCTTCTGGGTG GCTCAGCCCGCTCCATCCCAGAGCCCTTGCTGCAGCTAGCTTCGGACAAAGGCTACCGGCTTGCGGGAGGAAGTAAGCCCCCATGGTGCTCCTGGGATGTTCCTCTAATATACAACTATATTCAGAATGTCTACTGGAATGTTGGTCTTCTGCGATACTATGAGCTCAGACAGGTGCCCAATTTTCTACTAGCTACACCAGTGGCTGTACTGGTTGTGTGGGCAACCTGGACATATGTGACCACCCACCCTTGGCTCTGCCTTACACTTGGGCTGCAAAGGACCAAGGACAGGGAGACTCTGGAGAAGCCCCTTCCTGGCTTCCTCAGTCCGAAGGTGTTTGTGTACCTGGTCCACGCTGCTGCGCTGCTGATCTTTGGAGGTCTGTGCATGCATGTCCAG GTTCTCACGCGATTTTTGGGCTCGTCCACTCCTATCATGTACTGGTTTCCAGCTTACCTGCTTCAAGATCAAGAACCCCTGTTGAGGTATGTAGACACAGCAGCACCTCAGAAACTTCTTGAGGAGAATTCCCCACCAGGACAAAAGGCCCCCAGAAACTGTGTCATGAAACTCTTGTACAACTGGAAGACCTGCTCTCCAGTCACAAAATGCCTCCTAGTCTACTTCCTGACCTACTGGCTCCTGGGACTAATTCTTCATTGCAACTTCCTGCCTTGGACTTGA
- the Pigv gene encoding GPI alpha-1,6-mannosyltransferase 2 isoform X2, protein MGLLDPSQKEVLRFAVSCRIVTLVLQALFNVIIPDHRADAFSPPRLGPSGSVDRLVDGLLGGLSRWDAEHFLFIAEHGYLYEHNFAFFPGFPLVLLMGTELLRPLQGLLSQRSCLLISVALLNFLFSVLAAVALHDLGCLVLHCPRQAFCAALLFCLSPANVFLAAGYSEALFAFLTFSAMGQLERGRGWASGLLFALAAGVRSNGLVSVGFLLHSQCRAFCSSLVVLSPLKQLIKLMASLCLAVLTVGFPFALFQYYAYTQFCLPGSARSIPEPLLQLASDKGYRLAGGSKPPWCSWDVPLIYNYIQNVYWNVGLLRYYELRQVPNFLLATPVAVLVVWATWTYVTTHPWLCLTLGLQRTKDRETLEKPLPGFLSPKVFVYLVHAAALLIFGGLCMHVQVLTRFLGSSTPIMYWFPAYLLQDQEPLLRYVDTAAPQKLLEENSPPGQKAPRNCVMKLLYNWKTCSPVTKCLLVYFLTYWLLGLILHCNFLPWT, encoded by the exons GCACTCTTCAATGTCATCATCCCAGACCACCGTGCAgatgccttctctcctccccGCCTCGGCCCCTCAGGCTCTGTGGACCGGCTTGTGGACGGTCTTCTGGGTGGTCTGTCCCGATGGGATGCTGAACACTTCCTGTTCATTGCTGAGCACGGCTACCTTTACGAACACAACTTTGCCTTCTTCCCCGGCTTCCCCTTGGTCCTGCTGATGGGGACCGAACTGCTGAGACCCTTGCAGGGCCTCTTGAGCCAGCGCAGTTGCCTTCTGATCTCAGTAGCACTTCTCAACTTCCTGTTCTCTGTGCTGGCTGCAGTGGCACTTCATGACTTGGGTTGTCTGGTTTTGCACTGTCCTCGCCAGGCCTTCTGTGCAGCGCtgctcttctgcctcagccctgcCAATGTTTTCTTGGCAGCTGGTTACTCGGAAGCTTTGTTTGCCTTTCTGACATTCAGCGCCATGGGGCAGCTGGAGAGGGGCCGAGGCTGGGCTAGCGGGCTGCTCTTTGCTCTTGCCGCTGGGGTGCGCTCCAATGGGCTGGTGAGCGTGGGCTTCCTCCTCCACTCTCAGTGCAGAGCCTTTTGTTCTTCTTTGGTGGTGCTGAGCCCCTTGAAACAGCTCATCAAGCTGATGGCCTCTCTGTGCCTGGCAGTGCTCACAGTCGGCTTTCCTTTTGCCCTCTTTCAGTATTATGCCTACACCCAGTTCTGTTTACCAGGCTCAGCCCGCTCCATCCCAGAGCCCTTGCTGCAGCTAGCTTCGGACAAAGGCTACCGGCTTGCGGGAGGAAGTAAGCCCCCATGGTGCTCCTGGGATGTTCCTCTAATATACAACTATATTCAGAATGTCTACTGGAATGTTGGTCTTCTGCGATACTATGAGCTCAGACAGGTGCCCAATTTTCTACTAGCTACACCAGTGGCTGTACTGGTTGTGTGGGCAACCTGGACATATGTGACCACCCACCCTTGGCTCTGCCTTACACTTGGGCTGCAAAGGACCAAGGACAGGGAGACTCTGGAGAAGCCCCTTCCTGGCTTCCTCAGTCCGAAGGTGTTTGTGTACCTGGTCCACGCTGCTGCGCTGCTGATCTTTGGAGGTCTGTGCATGCATGTCCAG GTTCTCACGCGATTTTTGGGCTCGTCCACTCCTATCATGTACTGGTTTCCAGCTTACCTGCTTCAAGATCAAGAACCCCTGTTGAGGTATGTAGACACAGCAGCACCTCAGAAACTTCTTGAGGAGAATTCCCCACCAGGACAAAAGGCCCCCAGAAACTGTGTCATGAAACTCTTGTACAACTGGAAGACCTGCTCTCCAGTCACAAAATGCCTCCTAGTCTACTTCCTGACCTACTGGCTCCTGGGACTAATTCTTCATTGCAACTTCCTGCCTTGGACTTGA
- the Pigv gene encoding GPI alpha-1,6-mannosyltransferase 2 isoform X4 yields MGTELLRPLQGLLSQRSCLLISVALLNFLFSVLAAVALHDLGCLVLHCPRQAFCAALLFCLSPANVFLAAGYSEALFAFLTFSAMGQLERGRGWASGLLFALAAGVRSNGLVSVGFLLHSQCRAFCSSLVVLSPLKQLIKLMASLCLAVLTVGFPFALFQYYAYTQFCLPGSARSIPEPLLQLASDKGYRLAGGSKPPWCSWDVPLIYNYIQNVYWNVGLLRYYELRQVPNFLLATPVAVLVVWATWTYVTTHPWLCLTLGLQRTKDRETLEKPLPGFLSPKVFVYLVHAAALLIFGGLCMHVQVLTRFLGSSTPIMYWFPAYLLQDQEPLLRYVDTAAPQKLLEENSPPGQKAPRNCVMKLLYNWKTCSPVTKCLLVYFLTYWLLGLILHCNFLPWT; encoded by the exons ATGGGGACCGAACTGCTGAGACCCTTGCAGGGCCTCTTGAGCCAGCGCAGTTGCCTTCTGATCTCAGTAGCACTTCTCAACTTCCTGTTCTCTGTGCTGGCTGCAGTGGCACTTCATGACTTGGGTTGTCTGGTTTTGCACTGTCCTCGCCAGGCCTTCTGTGCAGCGCtgctcttctgcctcagccctgcCAATGTTTTCTTGGCAGCTGGTTACTCGGAAGCTTTGTTTGCCTTTCTGACATTCAGCGCCATGGGGCAGCTGGAGAGGGGCCGAGGCTGGGCTAGCGGGCTGCTCTTTGCTCTTGCCGCTGGGGTGCGCTCCAATGGGCTGGTGAGCGTGGGCTTCCTCCTCCACTCTCAGTGCAGAGCCTTTTGTTCTTCTTTGGTGGTGCTGAGCCCCTTGAAACAGCTCATCAAGCTGATGGCCTCTCTGTGCCTGGCAGTGCTCACAGTCGGCTTTCCTTTTGCCCTCTTTCAGTATTATGCCTACACCCAGTTCTGTTTACCAGGCTCAGCCCGCTCCATCCCAGAGCCCTTGCTGCAGCTAGCTTCGGACAAAGGCTACCGGCTTGCGGGAGGAAGTAAGCCCCCATGGTGCTCCTGGGATGTTCCTCTAATATACAACTATATTCAGAATGTCTACTGGAATGTTGGTCTTCTGCGATACTATGAGCTCAGACAGGTGCCCAATTTTCTACTAGCTACACCAGTGGCTGTACTGGTTGTGTGGGCAACCTGGACATATGTGACCACCCACCCTTGGCTCTGCCTTACACTTGGGCTGCAAAGGACCAAGGACAGGGAGACTCTGGAGAAGCCCCTTCCTGGCTTCCTCAGTCCGAAGGTGTTTGTGTACCTGGTCCACGCTGCTGCGCTGCTGATCTTTGGAGGTCTGTGCATGCATGTCCAG GTTCTCACGCGATTTTTGGGCTCGTCCACTCCTATCATGTACTGGTTTCCAGCTTACCTGCTTCAAGATCAAGAACCCCTGTTGAGGTATGTAGACACAGCAGCACCTCAGAAACTTCTTGAGGAGAATTCCCCACCAGGACAAAAGGCCCCCAGAAACTGTGTCATGAAACTCTTGTACAACTGGAAGACCTGCTCTCCAGTCACAAAATGCCTCCTAGTCTACTTCCTGACCTACTGGCTCCTGGGACTAATTCTTCATTGCAACTTCCTGCCTTGGACTTGA